The genomic DNA ATCAGTATCTGAGGTATATCGTCCTGGTGATGCAACAATCACAGCTCCTAACGTTATAGGTAGAAAAGGAACGCTGACTTATGCCATTGCGCCTGGTGCCACTCAAGGTGTCGTGAATATTAACTCTTCTTCTGGTGAGATGACTATCTTGAAGGCGGGCTCTACCACTATCCAAGTAACAGACTCGGAATCTGGTAGTTACAAGTCAGCGACAACAAACTTTTCTGTGCGCATCGTTAAGGCTGAGAACTTAGCGCGTGTTGTTTATCCTGTCACTAGTTATGAAAAAAGCGGAGTAATTACGCCTGAAGTTAACGATGCTCCAGCTGGTGTAAATTATAAAGTAGTCAATGGTGACAAAGTCGTGACATTAGCTGATGGTGCTAATGGAAAGCTTAACGTTCGTGCTTCAGGTAATTATGAAGTGCGAGTAACTGCTGAGGGTAATGATAACTATCAGAGCAAAACATGGACTGTTAGTGGAAAAGTATCTAAAGCGCTTCATCCAGGGATTCCATCTCAGATAGATTATATCTATTATCAACCTGAGATGGAGGTAAATCTTAATTTACCAGCTGCTTTGGGTAAGCGATCTTATGATTTAGACGTTACACCAGGTTCATATCGAGAGAAGTATCTCAAGATTGAGAATCCAAATGTAGCAACAGTAAGAGTAATGGATTATTCGCCAATCGTTGATACGAAACCACTTATTGTTAGTATTACAGAGGAAGAGAGTGTTAACCACGCTGCGTTAACCTTACCAAATCAGTCGGGTAAACGCGTACTTGTATTACCACCGCAACCTAAAACAGCGGATCGTGATATTGAGTTGCCGCCAACATTTTCTATAATTGATAGTAACTTAAACAACAATATTGATTTTAAATATTTAAAAGAAACTCAAGTGAGATTTGCAGGAGCTATTCAACTGCCTTCAGTTGATCCTCAGAGCCAATCAATTCGATTAGTTGTTATGATGAAGCCTGTTACGTTGTCGCAAAAAGAGGCTGCTCAACAAGGTAAACAAGCTTCTGTCATCATAGAGGTGAAACGCTATGAGGGGTGTGCTCCAAGTGTAAATATTCAAAATTTACATAACCTTAAACCTGTTAGTATGATTGATGGTAATGTTTGTACTGAAAATGTAGCAACGAACCGTTATTTAACGTATACAGTGATTGATACAGAGAAGCTTGCTAAATTTGATGAAGACGAATGGGAAACCGTGACACCATTTGTGAGCTATTACTATAGTCAGCGACCATTTATTCCAAATTATACTGGTGGGTTTTATGAGCCTGAGAATAGTGATGTTATCCGAAAGACAATTAACGTAGCATCTTGGGATCGTATGACACTGAAAATAACTAAGTAATATGTAAGTATTTAGTTATCAGTACGATATGTATGAATCCCGATAATACTTACTATTATCGGGGTTTTTTTGTTTGAGCCGAAAGTGCCAACGACACATTCGACTGCGGCGCTTTATTTATTTCTCTGCAAATATCCCACCCAGCTTTTGTCACCATCTCTAAATCCACACCTGTTTCTATGCCTAGCCCTTGGCACAAATATAAAACATCTTCTGTCGCTACATTGCCACTCGCGCCGGGTGCATAAGGGCAGCCGCCTAATCCTGCGACACTGGAATCAACAGTACTAATTCCCATAGTAAGTGCTTGATGCACATTAACTAATGCTTGTCCCCATGTGTTATGAAAGTGCACTGCGACTTGATGGCGAGGGATAACATTCAGCACCGCGTCCAGCATGCGTCCTATTCTGATAGGTGTACCGGTTCCAATCGTGTCGCCGAGTGAAATTTCATAGCAGCCTAAATCAAAAAGCTTTTTGGCAATGTGAGCAACTTGCTGTGGTGAGGTTGCGCCATCATAAGGGCAATCGATCACACATGAGAGATAGCCGCGTACTTTAATACCATCTAGTTTTGCTTGCTCCATTACAGGGATAAAACGCTCTAAGCTTTCTGAAATAGAGCAATGGATATTGGATTGGCAAAAACCTTCTGATGCAGAGGTGAAAATAGACACTTGCTCTGCATTAACAGCCATTGCGTCGTTATAGCCTTGAATATTGGGTGTGAGAGCCGAGTAGGTGACCCCTGTTTTACGTTCGATATGTTGGAAAACGCGTGCGGAGTCTGCCATCTGAGGAACACGCTTGGGTGAAACAAATGCCCCTGCTTCAATATGGGTTAACCCTGACTGTGACAGTGCATTAATAAGCGAAATTTTAGCTTGGGTGCCGACAAGTGGCTCATTTTGTAAGCCATCTCGAGCACCCATTTCAGCAATATACACGCGACTAGGGTAATCACTCATTGTGCTTATCCTCATTTTTTTGGCTTGGCTTTGGTTGCCAATTTGGTGGGCGTTTCTCGAAAAATGCACTGATGCCTTCTTGGCCTTCAGGTGAGACTCGCAGGGTCGCAATCATTTCGCTGGTGGTTTGACGAAGGTGTTCATCTATATGTTCGGCGTCACAGGCTTGGCACAGGGACTTAGCTGCACTAAGGGCTATCGGTGCGTTGGCAAGAATGTGTTGGAGCCACTCGTCGCGTGCTTGATCAATATTGGTTGTCGAAATATGGATTAATCCTAGGTTAAGTGCGACTTGGCTTTCTATTATTTCAGCGGTAAGCATATAGCGACGAGCTTGGCGTATGCCTATCGCACGGGTGACATAAGGGCCAATAGTGGCGGGGATCAAGCCAAGCTTCACTTCACTCAAGCAAAATTGACTATCAGGGCTGGCTATCGCCATATCACAGCAACAAATAAGCCCTAATGCGCCGCCAAAGGCACAACCTTGTACTAAACACAGTGTAGGGTGAGGGAAGGTATCTAATCGATGCATGAGCTGGGCGAGTCTTTCGGCATCCTCCTGATTTTCTTCTGGTGTTTTATCTGTCATAGATCGCATCCATTGCAAATCAGCCCCTGCCGAAAAGTGTTTACCATTGGCTTGAAGCACTAAAGCGCGAATATTGGGGTTGTTATTGAGTATGGTGAGCTGCTCAATCAATTCAGCAATGATATTGCTATCAAATGCATTGTGTTTCTCTGCCCGATTAAGCGCCAGATAGGCAACCCCGTTCTTTTCTATATTTAACACTATTGATTGCGGCTGTAACTGTAACTGGTTTGATGATGTGTGATTGATGTTCATGTCGCCCCCTTATTACATGCGGAAAATACCAAATTGACTATCAGGAATAGGGGCGTTAGCCACTGCATTTAGGGCTTGTTTGAGTACATTGCGCGTTTGCTTTGGATCTATGATGCCGTCATCCCATAATCGTGCACTGGCATAATAAGGGTGACTTTCTTGTTCGTATTGCTCAAGAATAGGTTGTTTAAATGCGGCTTCTTGCTCATCGCTCCATGTTTCGCCTTTTCGCTGTTTTATATCGCGTGCCACTTGTGCCAATACGCCAGCAGCTTGTTCACCGCCCATGACCGAAATTCGGGCGTTAGGCCACATCCACATCATAGTGGGGTTATAAGCGCGACCACACATACCGTAGTTTCCTGCGCCGTAAGACCCACCAACAATCACGGTGAATTTAGGCACATCAGCGCAAGCAACGGCCATCACCATTTTGGCGCCATCTTTGGCGATCCCTTTTGCTTCGGCGCGGCTACCTACCATAAAGCCTGTGATGTTTTGTAGAAAAACGAGGGGTATTTTGCGCTTGGTGCAGAGTTCGATAAAGTGAGTGCCTTTTTGAGCCGATTCCGAAAAAAGGATGCCATTGTTGGCGACGATACCAATAGGGTGACCATGAAGGGTCGCAAATCCACAAATAAGAGTATTGCCATATAGCGCTTTAAATTCATCAAACTCAGATCCATCAACCACTCGCGCAATAACTTCCCGAATATCAAAAGGTTTGCGTAGATCAGTGTTGGTGATGCCATAGAGCTGATCCATATCGTATTTGGGTAGGGTAACTGCACCAGCAGAACCTATCGTTATCGCGGGCTTAGAATTGCTAGTGCGAATGGCTTGGCGTGCTAAGCGTAAGGCATCGTGTTCATCATTCGCATAGTAATCAGCAACGCCTGACTTCATGCAGTGAACCTCTGCGCCACCAAGGGCTTCTGCTGTGGTGATCTCACCTGTTGCTGCTTTGACTAGCGGTGGGCCAGCGAGAAATATGGTGCCTTGTTGTTTGACGATAATAGCGACATCTGCCATGGCAGGAATGTATGCTCCACCTGCGGTACATAGGCCATGGACAACCGCAACTTGTGGGATACCTTTAGCTGACATCCGCGCTTGGTTATAAAAAATTCGGCCAAAATGGTCACGATCAGGGAAGACTTCCGCTTGGTGGGGAAGGTTGGCGCCACCTGAATCGACCAGATAAATACAGGGTAGCTGGCAGCGTTCAGCTATTTCTTGGGCGCGGAGGTGTTTTTTGACGGTCAGCGGGTAATAGGTGCCGCCTTTAACAGAAGGATCGTTGGCAATAACCATACAGGTAACACCTTCAACGGTGCCAATGCCCGCGACAACACCTGCGCAAGGGATAGACTCATCGTACACTCGCCATGCGGCAAATTGGCCAATTTCCAAAAACTCACTGTCTTGATCTAATAACGTTTTTACCCGCTCTCTGACTGGTAGCTTTCCTTTGCTAATTTGCCGCTGCTGCGCTTTGTCGCCACCCCCTTTTTCTATATGGCGTAGGTTGGCGTTAAGGTTTTCCAGCATTACGGTCATTATTTTGTAGTTGGTGACATACAGAGGATCATCAGGATCGATTTTACTTTGGATTTGAGTCATATCGTTTTCCTTAGCGAGACTCATCAAATAATTCTCGGCCAATTAGCATACGACGTATTTCAGAGGTGCCTGCTCCAATTTCATACAGTTTTGCATCTCGCAATAAACGTCCCGCGGGAAACTCATTGATATAGCCATTCCCCCCTAGTAATTGAATCGCATCGAGAGCGATTTGGGTGGCGAGTTCTGCGCTATATAAAATAACGCCAGCGGCATCTTTACGGGTGGTTTCGCCACGATCACAGGCAGCGGCGACGGTGTAAACATAACTTCTGGCGGCATTCATTCTGGTATACATGTCGGCGACTTTGGCTTGTACTAACTGGAATTCGCCAATGGCGCGGCCAAATTGTTTGCGGTCGTGAACATAGGGAATGACTAAATCGAGGCAAGCACGCATGATGCCCAATGGCCCTGCTGCTAGAACTACGCGCTCGTAATCTAAGCCGCTCATTAAAATATTGACGCCTTGGTTGATTTCACCCAACACATTGGCGGCAGGAACACGGCAATGATCAAACACTAGCTCACAAGTGTTTGAGCCGCGCATCCCGAGTTTATCGAGCTTCTGGGCGTGACTAAAACCCTCAAACTCCCGCTCAATAATAAAAGCAGTAATACCGTGTGCGCCTGCAGTGGGCTCTGTTTTGGCATACACCACTAATACATCAGCGTCTGGACCATTGGTGATCCACATTTTGCTGCCCGTGAGTATGAAATCGTCGCCTTGTTGCTCGGCTTTTAATTGCATGCTAACAACATCGGAACCGGCATTGGCTTCACTCATTGCCAGCGCACCAACATGTTCTCCACTGATCAATTTGGGCAGTAAGCGTGCACGCTGTTCATCGTTACCGTTGCGAAAAATTTGATTTACACAAAGGTTAGAGTGGGCACCATAACTTAGCCCAACAGAAGCGGATGCGCGGCTAATTTCTTCCATGGCAATAACGTGGGCAACGTAACCCATGTTCGCGCCACCATATTGCTCATCAACGGTGACGCCGAGTAGTCCCATTTCGCCGAATTTTATCCAAAGTTGATTGGGGAACTGATTGTCACGGTCAATATCGGCCGCCAGAGGTGCAATGGTATCAGAGGCAAATCCAGCGACATGTTCACGTAGCATGTCGTTGGTTTCACCAAGGCCAAAGTTGAGTGGAGTGAAAGCATCTATCATGGTGTTCCCTCTCATATTGTTACGGCTTTCGCAGTGGTGAGGAATGTCATTGAATATCGCTAACGCTTATCTATTACGGCTGTCTATTCGTGTTGCTTGTTCACTATTTAGGCTGTGCGGCTTTATTTTTTTATTGCTTGTAGGCAGCGTTGCCGAGCCGCTGTTAACTCGCTCATGACAATGTTGATGTCATTAAGCTGTTGCTGCAAAACAGCCTGTTTCTCATCAATGATGAGTAACATTTGATTGAGTTGAGTGTCACTTTGGTCGGTATCGTATAGCTCAAATAATTCACGAATTTCTGCCAGCGAAAACCCCAGTCTTTTGCCGCGTAACACCAGCTTTAAGCGGATCTTGTCGCGTCGTTGGTAGATACGCGTTGTGCCATTACGCGTAGGGGCAAGTAACCCAACATCTTCATAAAAACGAATACTACGCGTTGTAATATCGAACTCTTTCGCTAGTTCGCTGATCTTGAACGTTTCCACAGTAGCACTCCTATATTCCATCGATTAGAAGGCCACAGTCTAGAAGAGTTGTGCTTAGCGAAGTCCTATAAAAAAACAGTCTAAGCTGACCCGATGGGACTCTCTGTGTGGACCTGTGTGGATGCAAATGTTTGCAATTTGTTTCTTTACGTTAACGTAAATGTTAGTGCTATGCTTACGTAAACGTCAAGAAATCGAAAGGACGATGTCATGACGAAACCTGTTTCTATCATCGCAGCTAAACGCACGCCTATGGGGAGCTTTCAAGGGGCACTAAGTGCATTGTCTGCTCCTGAACTTGGGGGCTGGGCAATTGCCGCTGCACTAGAGCAAACCCTCACGAATAAGCCGTCAGTGAAGTTTATTGATGATGTTCCTGTCAATGGCATATCTAATGATCACCAAGGTGATGAACTCTCTGTTGATGAGTTGCCTGTTGGTGAAGTGCCTGTTGATGAAGTGCTGATGGGCTGCGTATTGACCGCTGGCTGTGGGCAAGCTCCTGCTCGTCAGGCGGCATTAAATGCAGGCATTTCTAACTCAGTACCCGCAACTACGATTAATAAAGTGTGTGGCTCTGGCATGAAAACCGTGATGCTGGCGTTTGATCAAATTCAATTAGGCAATAGCCACTGTATTGTCGCAGGGGGAATGGAAAGCATGACCAATGCGCCATACCTGCTACAACACGCACGTAAAGGCTTTAGGCTTGGTCATCAAACGAGTCTCGACCATCTTTTTTTCGATGGATTACAAGATGCGTTTGAAGGGCACTTGATGGGCGTTTATGGCCAGCAGACAGCGGATGATTATGGTTTTTCGCGTCAGCAAATGGATGAGTGGGCAATCCGCTCAGCCAAGCGCGCGCTCGCGGCTCAAGGCAATGGCATGTTCATGGATGAAATTGTTCCTATCGTCATGCCCGATGCACGTCAGCCTCATATCGTTGCGGACGATGAACATCCAAGTGAAATCAAACTCGACAAAATAGCGCAACTCAAGCCGGTGTTTGCCACGCAAGGCACACTAACGGCGGCTAATTCCAGCGCGATATCAGATGGTGCTGCCGCCTTGATCTTAATGGATGCAGAGACCGCGCATCAGCAGCACTACCATGAACTTGCCCGTATGCATGGCCATACTAGCCATGCCCGATCGCCAAATGAATTTACAATTGCACCTGCTTTTGCTTGCCAGCAGTTATTGGAAAAGTTGGGGTGGTCGGCTGATCAAATTGATCGTTGGGAGATCAACGAAGCGTTTGCTGTGGTGACTCAAATTGCGATCGACAAGCTTAGGATCCGTGCCGATAAAGTGAATGTGAATGGTGGTGCTTGCGCGTTAGGGCATCCGATTGGTGCGAGCGGTGCACGTATTATTGTGTCGTTAGTTTATGCGTTAAAACAGCTTCAACAGACCTTAATTAACCAAGGTGAAAACCGTGCGGTTTATGGCATAGCTTCATTGTGTATTGGTGGTGGTGAAGCGACAGCTATTGCAATCGAGGTTCCAGCGAGGAAATAACTATGGTTCAGTCAGTACCCCTCTATATTGAAGGCGAGTTCTGTCAATCTGACTCGAAACAATGGATTGATGTGACCAACCCTGCGACAAATGATGTTATCGCTAAACTCCCTTGTGCTACCGAAGCAGAAATAGATCGTGCAATTGCCCATGCTCAAGCTGTGTTTCTTGAGTGGAAAGAGGTTGCGACGCCTGAGCGGGCGCGATTAATGCTCAATTATCAGCATCTACTCAAAACCCATCATGATGAACTAGCTAATTTACTCTCGTTTGAAACAGGAAAAACCACTGTCGATGCGAAAGGTGATGTGTGGCGCGGGATTGAGGTGGTCGAGCAAGCCGCCAATGTTGCAAGCCTAATGATGGGTGAAACGGTTGAGAATGTTGCTACGGATATTGACAGTTATTCATTGATCCAGCCATTAGGCGTGTGCTGCGGTATTACGCCTTTTAACTTTCCAGCTATGATCCCACTGTGGATGTTCCCTATGGCGATCGCCTGTGGCAATACCTTTATATTGAAGCCGTCGGAGCAAGTACCGCTCACTGCGATGCGATTAGCCGAACTCTTTGAACAAGCAGGAGCGCCCAAAGGTGTGCTGCAAGTGGTGCATGGTCAAAAAGAACAAGTCGATCAGTTGCT from Photobacterium sanguinicancri includes the following:
- a CDS encoding hydroxymethylglutaryl-CoA lyase yields the protein MSDYPSRVYIAEMGARDGLQNEPLVGTQAKISLINALSQSGLTHIEAGAFVSPKRVPQMADSARVFQHIERKTGVTYSALTPNIQGYNDAMAVNAEQVSIFTSASEGFCQSNIHCSISESLERFIPVMEQAKLDGIKVRGYLSCVIDCPYDGATSPQQVAHIAKKLFDLGCYEISLGDTIGTGTPIRIGRMLDAVLNVIPRHQVAVHFHNTWGQALVNVHQALTMGISTVDSSVAGLGGCPYAPGASGNVATEDVLYLCQGLGIETGVDLEMVTKAGWDICREINKAPQSNVSLALSAQTKKPR
- a CDS encoding enoyl-CoA hydratase-related protein — encoded protein: MNINHTSSNQLQLQPQSIVLNIEKNGVAYLALNRAEKHNAFDSNIIAELIEQLTILNNNPNIRALVLQANGKHFSAGADLQWMRSMTDKTPEENQEDAERLAQLMHRLDTFPHPTLCLVQGCAFGGALGLICCCDMAIASPDSQFCLSEVKLGLIPATIGPYVTRAIGIRQARRYMLTAEIIESQVALNLGLIHISTTNIDQARDEWLQHILANAPIALSAAKSLCQACDAEHIDEHLRQTTSEMIATLRVSPEGQEGISAFFEKRPPNWQPKPSQKNEDKHNE
- a CDS encoding carboxyl transferase domain-containing protein, which gives rise to MTQIQSKIDPDDPLYVTNYKIMTVMLENLNANLRHIEKGGGDKAQQRQISKGKLPVRERVKTLLDQDSEFLEIGQFAAWRVYDESIPCAGVVAGIGTVEGVTCMVIANDPSVKGGTYYPLTVKKHLRAQEIAERCQLPCIYLVDSGGANLPHQAEVFPDRDHFGRIFYNQARMSAKGIPQVAVVHGLCTAGGAYIPAMADVAIIVKQQGTIFLAGPPLVKAATGEITTAEALGGAEVHCMKSGVADYYANDEHDALRLARQAIRTSNSKPAITIGSAGAVTLPKYDMDQLYGITNTDLRKPFDIREVIARVVDGSEFDEFKALYGNTLICGFATLHGHPIGIVANNGILFSESAQKGTHFIELCTKRKIPLVFLQNITGFMVGSRAEAKGIAKDGAKMVMAVACADVPKFTVIVGGSYGAGNYGMCGRAYNPTMMWMWPNARISVMGGEQAAGVLAQVARDIKQRKGETWSDEQEAAFKQPILEQYEQESHPYYASARLWDDGIIDPKQTRNVLKQALNAVANAPIPDSQFGIFRM
- a CDS encoding isovaleryl-CoA dehydrogenase; protein product: MIDAFTPLNFGLGETNDMLREHVAGFASDTIAPLAADIDRDNQFPNQLWIKFGEMGLLGVTVDEQYGGANMGYVAHVIAMEEISRASASVGLSYGAHSNLCVNQIFRNGNDEQRARLLPKLISGEHVGALAMSEANAGSDVVSMQLKAEQQGDDFILTGSKMWITNGPDADVLVVYAKTEPTAGAHGITAFIIEREFEGFSHAQKLDKLGMRGSNTCELVFDHCRVPAANVLGEINQGVNILMSGLDYERVVLAAGPLGIMRACLDLVIPYVHDRKQFGRAIGEFQLVQAKVADMYTRMNAARSYVYTVAAACDRGETTRKDAAGVILYSAELATQIALDAIQLLGGNGYINEFPAGRLLRDAKLYEIGAGTSEIRRMLIGRELFDESR
- a CDS encoding MerR family transcriptional regulator produces the protein METFKISELAKEFDITTRSIRFYEDVGLLAPTRNGTTRIYQRRDKIRLKLVLRGKRLGFSLAEIRELFELYDTDQSDTQLNQMLLIIDEKQAVLQQQLNDINIVMSELTAARQRCLQAIKK
- a CDS encoding thiolase family protein, encoding MTKPVSIIAAKRTPMGSFQGALSALSAPELGGWAIAAALEQTLTNKPSVKFIDDVPVNGISNDHQGDELSVDELPVGEVPVDEVLMGCVLTAGCGQAPARQAALNAGISNSVPATTINKVCGSGMKTVMLAFDQIQLGNSHCIVAGGMESMTNAPYLLQHARKGFRLGHQTSLDHLFFDGLQDAFEGHLMGVYGQQTADDYGFSRQQMDEWAIRSAKRALAAQGNGMFMDEIVPIVMPDARQPHIVADDEHPSEIKLDKIAQLKPVFATQGTLTAANSSAISDGAAALILMDAETAHQQHYHELARMHGHTSHARSPNEFTIAPAFACQQLLEKLGWSADQIDRWEINEAFAVVTQIAIDKLRIRADKVNVNGGACALGHPIGASGARIIVSLVYALKQLQQTLINQGENRAVYGIASLCIGGGEATAIAIEVPARK